The DNA sequence TAGCGACCAATCCAGCACCTTTCGCCATGCCTTTTGAAAGTCCTGCCATGATGTTGATGCCGGATTCTTCCATAAGTTTAGATGGGGATTTCATCTGGAAAAATGAATTCCACAGGCTCATGGCTGTTTTGGCAATCCATATAACTACACCGAATAAACCGAGCGAACCAATCATAAGTCCGGTTTTGATACCTTCCATCATGCGAGAACCAAGTGTACTCCAGTCAAAATCGTTGAAATATCCTTTTATGTTTTCAACAAGGTTTCTGCCTACGTTGGACATATATAATCCCCACGCGCCCCATGCAATTGCAGCAGCCGCGATTGCCGCAACAACCCACGCAATTGGACCTAACAACCCCGTGATGGTAATTCCAATAAATTTTAATACTTCTCCAAAACCCTTGAAAGCCGCTTGTTTCAAAGCAATTGCGCCCAACCATCCAACAAAGACCATGAGTGCGCCAATTATTAGTCTTATCACTATGAGCGCGCCCTGCCATACCAGCCACGTAACCCCAATTGTTTTCAGGACGCTGAGTATCGTTCCTTTGTTCTCGCTGAACCACTTGCCAAATCTATCAAGCGCAGGTAGGAGTTTATTCGTTATCCACGGTATCACTTCTGTCTTGATCGAGTACGCCAACTGACCCATGAAGTCAATGGCACTACTGATCCAGTTGACGATATTACCTTCGTTGCGTTCCAACCAACCCGCCATGTTCTGAAGCATTTTAATGATACCGTCGGCGATACTATTCACTCCCGGAAGCAACGCAAATAGTTTATCTATGATCCTAACAAGGGAATTTCCTATTCTTTCAAAGGATTTGGCAAATTCCGGTTTGATAGTCTTGCCTTTATAAAAACCCAGGAGAATAGAAGATAGTTTTTCGCCCAACTTACTCATAATTGGACTGGATACCATCGCGCTCAGTCTGCTGACGAATATATCTTTGACGTTATCCATCGCTCCGGTGAACGATTTTGCCATGTCCTCGGTTGCACTTTCAAAATCTTCGCCAACAAATTGACCGAATGCCTGAACAAACCATTGCGGATCAGTCGTACCTGCCTTGCGCATTTTATTCAATTCGTCGGTGGTCATGCCCATACTTTCAGCGATTATCCCCAATATTTTATTAACAGGCACAAGCGAACCGCGCGCAAGGTCACGCAGTTCTGTTCCGGTTATCTTTCCCTGCTGCACCATTTGTCCCAGGTTGGTGACGATACGTTCGACTTGCATACCAGTCAAACCCATACCGCTGACAAAATTCAATATATCTTCTGTTAATCCCCTCGCTTCCATATCCACGAAACCGTAGGAACGCGCCAGTGAATAGGCGTTGGCAATGTCTTTGGCGTCGTAGATGGTTAATCCGGCCAGGTCTAACGTCCACCCTATTTGTTCTTTGGTAAGGCGGATGGTTTCTGCCATGATCTTGTTGGCTTCCATCCCTGAATCTTTCAAGGCGTTCATGTTGAAACGATTAAGACGGATCTCAAGACGTTGGAACGCGTCACCGCCCTCAATAACGGCTCTACCCAATTCCCCAAGAACGTCAATGACCTTGCGAATTGCATCCCTGACCAATACGCCAAACGCAATAACCAATATCCTCTGGATAGTATTGTGTGCAAAATCCCGTATAGTATTCCCCAGCGACTTGAAGGCGCGTTCCAGCAGACCGGCTTTAGGCTTCATGGCGGCTAATACGTTGTTAGCCTGCCCCATCTTATTCTTGAAAGACGCCAGTCCTTCTACAACTAATGCTACGCCAGCTTTCGGTAACGCGGTTGCCATTTATCTACGTCCTTTTGCGCTTTTCTTCTCACTCTCGTTTATTTCGGCTTCAGATTGCAGGTTATTAATAGCCCGCTTGGTGCGGGATACCGCCACTATCATAACCCGTTCCATGTAAGGCAGTTCATCCCATTCCGTCAGGCTCATGTGATTCTCTATCCTTATGTCCTGTTCTTCAAAAACGGGTATCATCCCGTTCCCAAGAGAGCGCAGGTGTATTCCCGCGCTTATTTCGCGTTCAAGTTCTATTTCCGTGACGTTGCGGAAGGAATTATCCTGATTAACTACCGCTCCCAGGAAACTGCTCGGCGGATTTTACGTCTACCTCCGCTATTCCCGAAAGTCTACCCACCGCATCTTGTATCACAGACAGGTCGCTTTCGTCAGGAGCAGCCACGAATTTAACCCAGGTCAGATAACGCCAATCTTCGTTGTCGGGATGTACCGGCATATCCAGCACGCGATACTTATTCAACCACTTATCCTCGCTCGGTTTGGACAATCCCTTCGGGACGCTGACCAGTTCTGTGCCAAGCAGGATCAGGGCGTTCAAGACCTGCGAGTTACTTTCTATCTCCCACGCCTTGACGCGTTCGATGTAGTCCGGGTCATCCGGGTTTTCCATCTCGCGCCCCATCGCTTCCATGAAGAACGTGGGTGGTTTCGGGCGCACATATCTTGCCATTACGTTTATCAAAACCAACGGATTGGCTTTCATAGCGCGCAGGACTACGCCACTTGAAAGAGTGAATTCGTCCTGCGCGCCTTTCTTTACATCCGCTATGGCACGGATGGTCTTTTGTTCGTTCTTATCTGTACTCATGCTTCCTCGCTTCCTTTCTTACTGAACTTAAGCAGCCATCTTCAGGATGATTCCGGCTGTACCGTTACTT is a window from the Patescibacteria group bacterium genome containing:
- a CDS encoding tape measure protein; protein product: MATALPKAGVALVVEGLASFKNKMGQANNVLAAMKPKAGLLERAFKSLGNTIRDFAHNTIQRILVIAFGVLVRDAIRKVIDVLGELGRAVIEGGDAFQRLEIRLNRFNMNALKDSGMEANKIMAETIRLTKEQIGWTLDLAGLTIYDAKDIANAYSLARSYGFVDMEARGLTEDILNFVSGMGLTGMQVERIVTNLGQMVQQGKITGTELRDLARGSLVPVNKILGIIAESMGMTTDELNKMRKAGTTDPQWFVQAFGQFVGEDFESATEDMAKSFTGAMDNVKDIFVSRLSAMVSSPIMSKLGEKLSSILLGFYKGKTIKPEFAKSFERIGNSLVRIIDKLFALLPGVNSIADGIIKMLQNMAGWLERNEGNIVNWISSAIDFMGQLAYSIKTEVIPWITNKLLPALDRFGKWFSENKGTILSVLKTIGVTWLVWQGALIVIRLIIGALMVFVGWLGAIALKQAAFKGFGEVLKFIGITITGLLGPIAWVVAAIAAAAIAWGAWGLYMSNVGRNLVENIKGYFNDFDWSTLGSRMMEGIKTGLMIGSLGLFGVVIWIAKTAMSLWNSFFQMKSPSKLMEESGINIMAGLSKGMAKGAGLVAKVTTSTASAIANGLSGKAGTGFGVSSSATKNYLSPVGEVMRSKLDTTTGTDPCAKGGVASCLADSVGSAIGGALGGTGSGLLGMIGNLGTELKDMIRGYATEDLKNASEFYDTGKEELARLVAMIATTPTVYERVKDDITKLNTYATEDLKNKSAFFVSSVQEIQRLNNERAKSSTDIFIARVVETNNAAESTLLSNSKFVIDMIQVLINAALTKINSGSILPQPTSNGTRTVVPIYRANPSSLMPYMVKGMSMSKTTNVTNNFNNSQAGKRVSFDYENSQFWV